DNA sequence from the Arthrobacter jinronghuae genome:
GGCTGGGTATCCGGTACTCGTGCCAACTGAATTCCCAGCTCCTAGGCTTGGCCCGATCCAGTATCAAACAGGTCTTTTTCGGGTGGTTCACGGGGGACGAATGATGACGGCGGTACAAGAACCAGCGGCTGAGGTCCGGCAGGCTCCGGGCTACACCTTTCCGAGCTTCACCACCCAGGGGATCTTTGGCAGGGCGGGGCAACCCACAGCAGCTGCGTGGAGACGGCGGTACCGCCGTATCCTCGCGGCCTCCGATGCCGTCGTGGTGTCCGTTGCCGTACTGGCCGGATACCTCTGGCGGTTCGGCCCCGAACCAGCCGGTGCGCGGGTGGGGCCGTTCACGTACCTGTGGGTCTCCCTTTTTATCAGCGCGGCCTGGATGTCTGCGCTGCATATCTACCGCAGCCGGGATGCGAGGATCACCGGCATCGGCACTGACGAATACAAGCGCGTCGTCAATGCGACAGTCACCCTGGCGGGAAGCCTGGCGTTCACGGCCGTGATCTTCGATGTGGACATCGCCCGGGGTTACTTCGGCTTCGTCCTGCCTGCGGGCGCCGCCGGGTTGATCAGTAGCCGCTGGTTGCTGCGGAGATGGCTCTGGGCCCAGCGGCGGCAGGGGGATTATCTCTCGAAGGTGGTGGTGCTGGGACGGGCACGGGACGTGCGATACGTGGTGCACCAGATTGCCCGGAAGTCCGCGTACCAAGTTGTGGGAGTGGCGCTGACCGGGAAGCCGCGCAGTTTCTTCGAGGTGGACGGTGAATCGCTGCCGGTGGTTTCGGACGAGCGGTCAGTGGTCGACGCCGTCCGCCGCGTGGGTGCCGATGCCGTCATTGTTGCGGGCCCTACCAAGGGCGGCAGCCAATACGTCCAGGAACTGGGGTGGGAGTTGGAAGAATCGGCAACCGAACTGATCCTGACAACGGGCCTGACCAATGTCGCCGGCCCTCGGATCCATTCCCGCCCCGTCGAGGGCCTGCCCCTGATGCATGTGGAACTGCCGCAGTACTCCGGGGCGCGGCACGCCGTCAAACGGATTTTCGATATTGCCGTCTCGGGTGTTGCACTCGTTCTTCTGCTCCCGTTTATGGTGCTGCTCGGCATGCTGGTCACACGCGACAGTCCCGGCCCGGCCCTGTTCCGGCAGGAACGGGTGGGACGCGGAGGACGCAAATTCCTGATGCTGAAGTTCCGTTCCATGGTGGAAACGGCCGAGGATGATCTGGCCGGCCTCTTGGACCGCAATGAAGGTGCCGGGCTGATGTTTAAGATCCGTGCAGACCCCAGGGTCACGAAAGTGGGTGCCTGGATGCGTCGTTACTCGCTGGACGAGCTGCCGCAGTTCTGGAATGTCCTCATCGGGGACATGTCACTGGTGGGCCCTCGGCCACCCCTGCAGCGCGAGGTGGACGGCTACCCCAGCCGGGTGCACCGCCGCCTCTATATCAAGCCCGGCATCACGGGTATGTGGCAGACCAACGGCCGCTCTGACCTTAGCTGGCAGGACAGTGTGCGCCTGGACCTCTATTACGTCGAGAACTGGTCCCTGACAGGGGACCTGATCATCCTCTGGCGCACCGTGGTCCAGATGTTCAAGCCGCTTGGATCCTACTAACCCGCGTCCTACGAAGGAGACACCATGGGCATTCGAATAGGCTATGCCGCCGGCGCGTTTGACCTGTTCCACGTAGGCCACCTCAACATCCTTCGTCAGGCCCGCACGCATTGCGACGTCCTCGTCGCGGGTGCCGTCTCGGACGAACTCTGCCTGGCCACCAAAGGCCGGCTCCCCGTGGTTCCCCTGAACGAACGCATGGAGATACTGCGGCACATCGACCTGGTGGACAGGGTTGTCAGCGAGACCTCGCCGGACCGCCTGCGGATCTGGCAGGAAGTGGGATTCAATGTCTTCTTCAAGGGAGACGACTGGAAGGACACCGCAAAGGGCAGGGCCATTGAGCGCAGCTTCGCCGCCGTCGGCGTGGAAGTGGTGTATTTCCCCTATACGGTCCACACCTCGAGCACGGTGCTGCGGCGGGCACTTGAAGTACTGTCCACCGGTCAGCGGGGGAGTTCCCAGACCCTGACGTAGTCGATTTCGAAGGGAGCGCGATCCACGGTGACCGAGGGATCAACCGGATCCGGATAGCCCCAATACTTCGAGCCGTACTGAAGGTTCAAGCGCATGTGGAACTTCGCTCCCGTTCCAAACGCAACGTCGTAGGCCGGATAATCCTCCCGAAGGACCTTCTTATAGAGCAGTCCGTCGATGTACCAGGCCATGCCCGTGGGCGTCCATTCGAAGGCCCAGACATGGAACTCGGTGTCCAGCCCCGGGATTGCCGGCGTCCACCCGCTGGTCTTGTTCTGTCCGGACTGGTCGAAATGCAGTGACGCCTGCGTCCGGCTGCGGGTTGAGAAACTATACGGGGAGGATGCCGCGGTCCCGTACGCCTCCATGATGTCGATTTCTCCTTCGGTGGCGCTGTTATCGGGACGGAGCCAGAAGGCGGGCCAGATGCCTTGGGACGAGCCAGGAGGCAGCGGCAGTCTTGCACGGATTTCCCACCGGCCGAACTCCTGCGAAAAAATACCGGCGCTGTCCACATATCCCGTGACAAACGGACGGTCTTCGTTGCCTGGGATCGGCGCCTCAAGGCGCTGACCGGTGATGGTGAGCATCCCGTTTCGGACGGCCACCTGGCTACTGGCGATCAGGGCACGGTCATAGCTGAGGGAGCCGTGCGTGGACCGGTCTCGAACCGTCCACCGCTCCAGGCCCGAGTCGAACTCGTCCCGGTGGACGGGAACGCCCCACTCGGGCAGGTAAGCCTCGTCCGCGCCAAGCGCACGATCAAGGACTAAATCGCTGGTGCGGCTTTCCCGTCCGGCGTCCCCGCCAGAAGGCAGCGCAACAAGCAGGAACGCAATCAGGAACAAACCGGGTACCAGCAGCATCGTCGCCGCCCTGATCGGCGGCGGGGTCAATTTTGTTATTTCGGCCCTTAAATCCACATCGTCCCCCGCGGTGCCTATTTGTATCTAGTGCGGTACTACTCGGGTAAATTTGGGGGGCGAACCGCGGCGCCCGGGTATAAAGATGAGCATCGCATTTCCAGAACGGTTATTTTTACTCGTGCGGCGCCTCCCTGCCAACTCTAGGATGAATTGTATCAACGCGCCACTGCTTCGCTGGGGGAAAACAGCATGGGTAAAAATTCATTCGTCTCGGTCATTGAATTGAGAGTTATTGTGGGGGTAATCATGCGCCGATGGCTTCTGATAGTGACAATGGCGCTGCTCTTTGGGGCGGCAGGGCTTGTCCTCGGAGCAGCCGTGCCCGTGACCTACTCAGCCGGCGCATCACTGACCGTTGCACCGCTCACTACCTCACCGTTCGCCTCCTCGGCACCGCAGCAGGTGAACATGGCCACCGAGCGCGAGGTGATGGCCTCGAGGGAAGTTGCCCAAACTGCAGCTGAGAGCCTGGACGATGTGACTGTGGATGAGCTGATGGAACAGACTTCCGTCGCAGCACCTACGGGTTCGCAGGTCTTGAAGGTGAGTGTGCGGGATGCAGACGCGCGAACGGCTGCTGACCGGGCCAATGCACTGGCCCAGGCCTACCTTGATTTCCGAAGGGCTGGCGCCGGTGAAATCGCCGCAGGGCAGATCGAACTGCTGAATCAGCAGGTCGCGGAGTTGACGTCCGCCGATTCCCTGTCGGAAGCGGAAAGGGATGAGCTGTCCGCGCTGCACGAGCAGTTGACCGAGCTCAGCCTTGTCGGTGAAATTCCAGGCCGCGTTATTTCCTCCGCCGCCGTTCCAACTGCCCCGGCTTCCCCGGGGGTCATGGTTTACACGACGGCCGGGGTGGCGCTCGGCCTGCTCGTGGGCTGCACGCTGGCGCTGGCGGGCGCCAGGAGTAGCCGAAGGAGCACATCCGGGGAGCGCGGTAAGCGTCATTCCGACTCCCTGACCGCTGATGTGCGGGATGGCGGGAGAGCCGCCGGAGCACATCGCACCGGCTCGGACAGGCCTGCCGGTCCGGCCGATAATCCAGGCCGCGAAGCAACGGGCAACCGGGTCCAGGTCTAGGGCCGGCAGCGCCGGAATCTACGGGGGAGGAACGGTATGAGAATCCTATTAGTTAGTTCCGGCGGCGGGCACCTGGCCCAACTACTGCCCCTGCGTCCATGGTGGGGAAAGCAGGAGCGGCGATGGGTTTCCGTTCGGCAAAGCGAAGTGGAAAACACGTTGTCCGGCGAGAGCGTGGTGTGGGCGCACTTTCCCACCACCCGGAGCGTTCCGAATGCCTTGCGAAACCTGTTTCTTTCCTGGCCCACCCTCAGGAACTTTCGGCCCGATATCCTCGTCTCCGCGGGCGCCGGCGTCAGCGTCCCGTTCTTTATCATGGGAAAAATGCTGGGAATTCGCACCGTATATATCGAATGCTTTGATCGGATTACATTACCGACACTGAGCGGGCGGATCTGTTATCCGCTGTCTGACGTTTTTTGTATTCAGTGGGAAGAGCAGAGAGAATTTTATCCGGATGCACTCAATATAGGGCCCCTGTTATGAATTCCCCGGAATATCGGATTATTGTGTCCCTCGGTACTGACTATCACCGTTTTGACCGGCTGGTGCATTGGATCGACCATTGGCTCGGCCTGTTCGCGGAACCGCCGTCCTGCCTGGTGCAGCACGGTTCCAGCATCGCCCCGCAGCTGGCGAAGGGCATAGACCGCATGCCCCGTTCGGAACTTCTGGACCTCTACCGGGACGCTGACCTGGTGGTGGTGCAGGGCGGTCCCGGTTCGATTCTTGATGCCAGGGAAGCGGGCCATATTCCGGTAGCTGTCCCTCGGCTACCGCAGCTTGATGAGGTGGTCGACGCGCACCAGCTCGCCTTCACCAAGGCCATGCAGGAACGGGGGGAGGCAGTAATGGCCACCCGGTTGGAAGAGTTGATCCTGCTGGGGGAGGCGGTGCTACGGAGTCCGGGACAGGCACGAACAGTGCCGCGGCCCCCTGGCGGGGCGGAAGCAGCCGGGGTACTGGGCCGGGCTGTCACCGACCTCGTTTCAACGCCGCCCCAGCGGCATACCCTCCGACGGTTGCGGCAGGTGTGGCTTCGCCGCTAGCGCAGCCAGGCCCAAAGGACGCCGCAGGGCGGCCAGCAACACGGCGTAAAGGGTGCCGCCGCACACGAGGAGAAGCAGCAGTCCGTGGAAGGTTGGACCCGTTGCCCAGCGCAGGAACCAGCCACCGAGACCGAAAACGGAAAACGCCAAAGCCGCCGGGAGCGCCACTACGTTGAGCCGCAGTCCAATACCCAGGAAGACCCGGACCTGGAAAGCGGCCAGGCCTGTGTCCACTAGGGCCGCGGAGGACCAGGCAATCACAGCTCCGTACAGGCCCAGGGCGGGAACCAGGAACAGGTTCAGAATGAGGGCCACGGCAAGGGCCGCGATTTTATTCAGGAGCTGCCAACGGCTGCGTCCGGACATCAGCAGCACGCTCTGGACTCCGCCCGCGGAAACCACCAGGAGCATGGTGGCGGCAATAACGGTGAACGCGCCGGAAGCTACGTCGAACCCCTCGCCGAAGATGCGCAGCACCGGAGCACCGAAAAGAAGGTAGACAAGGTACAGCGGCCAGGCCCCCAGGATCAGCAACCGGGTGACGGAATTGAAGAGCCGGGCAGCCGAAGCCACGTCTCCCACCGCGAGGGCCGCGCTGAGTGAGGGGCCGGAAACAATCCGTGCGGTGTGGTCCAGCATGCTTCCCAGCCTGATGCACCGGTTGACCACCCCGTAGACGCCGGCCGCTGCTGGACCGAGGAAAACCGCCACGGCCAATACATCCACCCATTCGAGCAGGATCTCCACTCCGGAGCTCGCTCCACGTGCACCGGAAAAAGACCAGAACGTGCGCCGGGACGGGGCGCCGGAACCGGTCCGTGGCTGTTGTGGTTCTGCGGAAGTACGGTGGATCCTGAGCGTGCGCCGCAGAAGCAGGGCCGCCGCAAGACAGACGATTAGCACCGGGACGGACCAAGCGGCGGAAAGGGCGCCGATGCCGGCACCTATCCCGATGGCCGCACAGAGCCCCGCCAGCCGAAGCAACGGTAGGGCCAGATTCTGGAGCGCTGCAAACCGGATGATTTCCCCGCTGCCGCGCAGCGCGCCGAACAAGACCGTCATCAGGCTGCCGATAATGATGAACGGGGCAGCGGAACGGATGCCTGCTTCGACATCGGCGCCCCAGAGGTCCGCTACGGCAGGAGCCGCCACCCACAGGGCAACAGCTACTGAGGTAGCGGCAACCGCAACGGGTACCAGCGCCGTGGACAACAGGGAAGCAGCCTCATGCTCCCGGCCCAGCGCCCGGCCGGCGGAGAGGAACCGCACCAGCCCGGTATCCGCACCAAACGTACACAGGGTGGTGAGGATTGCGAAGGAAGCACTGATTTGGAAAAAGACGCCTGCCCCTTCGGCGCCCAGCCTATTGCTCACCAGGAGCGTAGTGCCGAAGGCCAGAGCGGATCCCGAGAGAACCAGGAGCAGCGAAACCGTCCCCGTGCGGGCCAGTGTGCCGCCCGGGGGCCGGGCCGGACCTCCGCCCGGCTGCCCGGCGGCACTCACTCCGCCCCGTAGCGGCCGCGCAGGAGCAGTGCCAGGACCACGAACACGGCAGTCAGCTGCATAACGTCAAATCCGTAAAAGGGGACCATCACGAGCGCTGCCACTGGAACGCTGTGCAGCCACAGTCCGACGGTGGACGGGGTATGCCAGGTGCGCAGTACGGCGCCGGCCAGGAAATACAGGAACAGGCCCAATCCCACCAGACCGTAGGAGAACATCAGCATCCAGAGATACCCCTGCGTACCCAGGGAAACCCCGATGGTCTCTTCCAACTGCGGGGTGCCGTAGCCAAGCAGCGGCTGTTCCAAGGTTGCCTGCCATGTCTGCCGGTACAGGCTCAGGCGACCCGAGGTGCTGTCGCTGTACAGCTGGCGGTCGAGGATCTCCTGCAGCGAGCCAGTTGCCACGATCGTTCCGCCGGCCAGCAGCATCCCGGCAAGGCCCAGGGCTGCCGCTGCAAGCCGTCCCCGGAAGGCCAGACGGATGACCACGTAGACCACGGCGGCGCCCAGGCCCACGAGCATTCCCCGGTTGCTGGTTGCCAGCGCCGGCCAGAAGGACACTGCCATGCCCAGCACCAGCAGGGCCTTGGCGAGCGGCGATCGGACCAGGGCGACGGCGGCGCAGGCTACCGGGGTCAGGACCGCAAACATAACGCCCCAGCTGTTGGCGTAGGGAAACGGTGCTGCGGGGCGGTTGAAGGCTTCCGGGGCGCCTCCGGGGTGTTGGACCTCGGCAAGGGGAGGCAGGACCAGGTTCCGCACCAGGGGGTTTTCGAGCAGGGCATCCGGAAGAATCAGCCCCACGGGAGTGGTGAGGCGGTAGTCGGGGAAGTAGATGGCGGTGATCCCGAGAAGGACAATCGCCAGCCACATCGCCAGCAGACCGTAAACCACCTTGCGCACCGGCAGGCTATCCCGGGCATTGATGACGTACAGCAGGAAAATTCCCACTGCCAGCAGGATCCCGCTGCGCTGTCCGTAGGCCAGCAGCGAAGCTCCGGAGAGCAGGTTGATGCCGGCTGCCGCTACCCAGACCAGGAAAGCGGCCCACGGCAGGATCCCCGGGACCAGCACCGTGCCTCCGCGGGCCAGCATCAGTACAGCCATGACTCCCGCCAGGATCAACGGCATAAAGGCTGCTGCCCCCAGGGCCCACCAAAGGGGGAAGCCAACCAGCAACAGCATCAAAGGCCAGGCTGGAAGCGGTTGCCGGACGACCAGCTCGGCTGCCGGAGACGAAAAGTGCAGGTCCCGCCGCGTCAGCGCAGTGGCGCTCAAACCCCTCGCCCCCTCTTCTGCACAAACGCCAGGAGGGTGTCCGCGGAGACGGCACCCGTTGCCACGAGGACTGCGGCATAGGCCCGGACCTGGGCAGGATCGCGTCGCAGGGCGCTGCGGGCCCACCTCCACGCCTCGCTCCGGTGCCCCAGCGCGGCGTGCGCAAAGGCTACCTGCCCGGCAATCCGGGCCGTCCCCGCAGCGCTGGTGGAGAACTCGGGAAACTTCCGCAGCAGATACGTCAGGCCGGCGACGAGCATCTCCCATTTTCCGGCGTACATCGAGTGTTCGCCCCAGCGCACCAGCACCAGGGGTTCCTGCACGCAGCGGACGTGACCGAAGCGGGTGGCCCGCAGGAGCAGGTCATAATCCTCCCCGTAGGAGGCGGGCAGTGTTTCGTCAACGAGCCCGATCCGTCCAGTGAGATCGGCCCGCCGGTAGAGCAGGGACGAGGAATGGACGGCGGTAACCCGCGAGCGGAGCAGGTCCCGGAATCCGACCCTGGATGGAGGGGTGCGGACGGCCATGGAGGTATCCGAAATCAGCCGAAGGCCGGCGCCGATGGCCACCGCTGCCGTGTCCAGGCTCCAGGCGGCAAGCTGGCGGCTTAGCTTGGTTCGTTCCCACGCGTCGTCGTCGTCGCAGAAGCCCACATACACACCCCCGGCAGCGAGGATGCCGGTATTGCGGGCGCCGGCAAGGCCGGGGGAGCGGTGGTTGGTCATTACGGTCAGTGTCCTGCCCGGCGGGACCTGAACGTCGTCGAGCGGATCCGCGGACACTCGGTCGAAGACTACGAGGACCTCGACCTCCCCGGTGTAGTCCTGTGCCAGGGCGGCACGCACGGCATGGCGCAGGAGGACCCGACGGTCCACCGTAGTG
Encoded proteins:
- a CDS encoding sugar transferase, whose translation is MMTAVQEPAAEVRQAPGYTFPSFTTQGIFGRAGQPTAAAWRRRYRRILAASDAVVVSVAVLAGYLWRFGPEPAGARVGPFTYLWVSLFISAAWMSALHIYRSRDARITGIGTDEYKRVVNATVTLAGSLAFTAVIFDVDIARGYFGFVLPAGAAGLISSRWLLRRWLWAQRRQGDYLSKVVVLGRARDVRYVVHQIARKSAYQVVGVALTGKPRSFFEVDGESLPVVSDERSVVDAVRRVGADAVIVAGPTKGGSQYVQELGWELEESATELILTTGLTNVAGPRIHSRPVEGLPLMHVELPQYSGARHAVKRIFDIAVSGVALVLLLPFMVLLGMLVTRDSPGPALFRQERVGRGGRKFLMLKFRSMVETAEDDLAGLLDRNEGAGLMFKIRADPRVTKVGAWMRRYSLDELPQFWNVLIGDMSLVGPRPPLQREVDGYPSRVHRRLYIKPGITGMWQTNGRSDLSWQDSVRLDLYYVENWSLTGDLIILWRTVVQMFKPLGSY
- a CDS encoding adenylyltransferase/cytidyltransferase family protein translates to MGIRIGYAAGAFDLFHVGHLNILRQARTHCDVLVAGAVSDELCLATKGRLPVVPLNERMEILRHIDLVDRVVSETSPDRLRIWQEVGFNVFFKGDDWKDTAKGRAIERSFAAVGVEVVYFPYTVHTSSTVLRRALEVLSTGQRGSSQTLT
- a CDS encoding glycoside hydrolase family 16 protein; this translates as MLLVPGLFLIAFLLVALPSGGDAGRESRTSDLVLDRALGADEAYLPEWGVPVHRDEFDSGLERWTVRDRSTHGSLSYDRALIASSQVAVRNGMLTITGQRLEAPIPGNEDRPFVTGYVDSAGIFSQEFGRWEIRARLPLPPGSSQGIWPAFWLRPDNSATEGEIDIMEAYGTAASSPYSFSTRSRTQASLHFDQSGQNKTSGWTPAIPGLDTEFHVWAFEWTPTGMAWYIDGLLYKKVLREDYPAYDVAFGTGAKFHMRLNLQYGSKYWGYPDPVDPSVTVDRAPFEIDYVRVWELPR
- a CDS encoding YveK family protein, producing the protein MGKNSFVSVIELRVIVGVIMRRWLLIVTMALLFGAAGLVLGAAVPVTYSAGASLTVAPLTTSPFASSAPQQVNMATEREVMASREVAQTAAESLDDVTVDELMEQTSVAAPTGSQVLKVSVRDADARTAADRANALAQAYLDFRRAGAGEIAAGQIELLNQQVAELTSADSLSEAERDELSALHEQLTELSLVGEIPGRVISSAAVPTAPASPGVMVYTTAGVALGLLVGCTLALAGARSSRRSTSGERGKRHSDSLTADVRDGGRAAGAHRTGSDRPAGPADNPGREATGNRVQV
- the pssD gene encoding PssD/Cps14F family polysaccharide biosynthesis glycosyltransferase yields the protein MRILLVSSGGGHLAQLLPLRPWWGKQERRWVSVRQSEVENTLSGESVVWAHFPTTRSVPNALRNLFLSWPTLRNFRPDILVSAGAGVSVPFFIMGKMLGIRTVYIECFDRITLPTLSGRICYPLSDVFCIQWEEQREFYPDALNIGPLL
- a CDS encoding glycosyltransferase, which encodes MNSPEYRIIVSLGTDYHRFDRLVHWIDHWLGLFAEPPSCLVQHGSSIAPQLAKGIDRMPRSELLDLYRDADLVVVQGGPGSILDAREAGHIPVAVPRLPQLDEVVDAHQLAFTKAMQERGEAVMATRLEELILLGEAVLRSPGQARTVPRPPGGAEAAGVLGRAVTDLVSTPPQRHTLRRLRQVWLRR
- a CDS encoding oligosaccharide flippase family protein, with protein sequence MSAAGQPGGGPARPPGGTLARTGTVSLLLVLSGSALAFGTTLLVSNRLGAEGAGVFFQISASFAILTTLCTFGADTGLVRFLSAGRALGREHEAASLLSTALVPVAVAATSVAVALWVAAPAVADLWGADVEAGIRSAAPFIIIGSLMTVLFGALRGSGEIIRFAALQNLALPLLRLAGLCAAIGIGAGIGALSAAWSVPVLIVCLAAALLLRRTLRIHRTSAEPQQPRTGSGAPSRRTFWSFSGARGASSGVEILLEWVDVLAVAVFLGPAAAGVYGVVNRCIRLGSMLDHTARIVSGPSLSAALAVGDVASAARLFNSVTRLLILGAWPLYLVYLLFGAPVLRIFGEGFDVASGAFTVIAATMLLVVSAGGVQSVLLMSGRSRWQLLNKIAALAVALILNLFLVPALGLYGAVIAWSSAALVDTGLAAFQVRVFLGIGLRLNVVALPAALAFSVFGLGGWFLRWATGPTFHGLLLLLVCGGTLYAVLLAALRRPLGLAALAAKPHLPQPSEGMPLGRR
- a CDS encoding O-antigen ligase family protein; its protein translation is MSATALTRRDLHFSSPAAELVVRQPLPAWPLMLLLVGFPLWWALGAAAFMPLILAGVMAVLMLARGGTVLVPGILPWAAFLVWVAAAGINLLSGASLLAYGQRSGILLAVGIFLLYVINARDSLPVRKVVYGLLAMWLAIVLLGITAIYFPDYRLTTPVGLILPDALLENPLVRNLVLPPLAEVQHPGGAPEAFNRPAAPFPYANSWGVMFAVLTPVACAAVALVRSPLAKALLVLGMAVSFWPALATSNRGMLVGLGAAVVYVVIRLAFRGRLAAAALGLAGMLLAGGTIVATGSLQEILDRQLYSDSTSGRLSLYRQTWQATLEQPLLGYGTPQLEETIGVSLGTQGYLWMLMFSYGLVGLGLFLYFLAGAVLRTWHTPSTVGLWLHSVPVAALVMVPFYGFDVMQLTAVFVVLALLLRGRYGAE
- a CDS encoding glycosyltransferase family 2 protein; its protein translation is MNNSSSPTVSVVITTVDRRVLLRHAVRAALAQDYTGEVEVLVVFDRVSADPLDDVQVPPGRTLTVMTNHRSPGLAGARNTGILAAGGVYVGFCDDDDAWERTKLSRQLAAWSLDTAAVAIGAGLRLISDTSMAVRTPPSRVGFRDLLRSRVTAVHSSSLLYRRADLTGRIGLVDETLPASYGEDYDLLLRATRFGHVRCVQEPLVLVRWGEHSMYAGKWEMLVAGLTYLLRKFPEFSTSAAGTARIAGQVAFAHAALGHRSEAWRWARSALRRDPAQVRAYAAVLVATGAVSADTLLAFVQKRGRGV